A genomic region of Thermodesulfovibrio aggregans contains the following coding sequences:
- the rpoC gene encoding DNA-directed RNA polymerase subunit beta', translated as MEDIYSLFQKPKNPRDFDAIRIKLASPEKIREWSYGEVKKPETINYRTFKPEPEGLFCAKIFGPIKDWECLCGKYKRMKHKGVICDKCGVEVIQSKVRRERMGHIELASPVAHIWFVRGVPSKMGLLLDLSVRQLERVIYYEDYIVIDPGDTPLKEKDILTEEEYKKYFAQYGTKFKAGMGAEAIRELLKKIDLEVLAKELKEKIETATSTGIKRKLTKRLKVVEAFKNSGNRPEWMILDIIPVLPPELRPLVPLDGGRFASSDLNDLYRRVINRNNRLKRLMELKAPSVIIRNEKRMLQEAVDTLFDNTKRSKALKAGTRRPLKSLSDMIKGKQGRFRQNLLGKRVDYSGRSVIVVGPELDMHQCGLPKTMALELFKPFVFNKLEEKGYATTIKQAKRLVEQEKHEVWDALEEVIQEHPVLLNRAPTLHRLGIQAFDPVLVEGKAIKLHPLVCTAFNADFDGDQMAVHVPLSYEAQIEARVLMMSVGNLLSPANGKPIVVPTQDMVLGIYYLTKVKKDAKGAGKVFSDPEEVILAYQSKVVEKHAPIKVKLNGKLVETTVGRILFREIVPEGVPFEMINKELTKKELGKLIEYIHYNFGKRATVLFLNKLEKLGFEVATQSGISICIDDMHIPSKKAELIKEAEAQVMEVQRQYAEGLITQGERYNKVIDIWANVTEKVADEMMKELGAEEGKELTPEELVERRSFNSIFMMADSGARGSIAQIRQLAGMRGLMAKPSGEIIETPITANFREGLTPLQYFISTHGARKGLADTALKTANAGYLTRRLVDVAQDVFLVEHDCGTKEGIYTTALVEGGEIVMTLEERIYGRTLAEDVKDPLTGEIIAKRDTLIDQVLAKKIVDAGIDRVKIRSVLTCRTKFGVCSKCYGMDLARGEPVEIGEAIGVIAAQSIGEPGTQLTMRTFHIGGAATKIVEQAVLEAKSSGTVVFKNIHYVEKKDGSMIVLNRNAMIAIVDASGREREKYNLVYGAKILVREGQKIEAGQRLAEWDAYTTPIITEIGGKIALGDLVEGVTFKEETDPTTGLSHKIIIDYPATYRPRVTIKDKDGKTAKLPSGSPARYLLPAGAILVVDKGDVVEPGDILAKIPRETIKTKDITGGLPRVAELFEARRPKETAIVSEIDGIVEFKGSQKGSRVIVVRGADETREYLIPKGKHVIVHDGDWVKAGEPLIDGSINPHSILEILGPTELQRYLVDEIQKVYRLQGVSIHDKHIEVIVRQMMKKVRIEDPGDTSFLIGDEVDRFVFIEENEKVIARGGKPAQAKPLLLGITKAALSTESWVSAASFQETTRVLTDAAIEAKIDELRGLKENVIMGRIIPAGTGCPVYKDTLIKGEFYNMQVGQLSYENIEEN; from the coding sequence ATAGAAGATATTTATTCACTATTTCAAAAACCTAAAAATCCGAGAGATTTTGATGCTATAAGAATAAAGCTTGCTTCACCCGAAAAAATAAGAGAATGGTCATACGGAGAAGTAAAAAAGCCAGAAACGATTAATTACAGAACATTTAAGCCAGAACCTGAGGGGCTTTTTTGTGCTAAAATTTTTGGTCCGATAAAAGATTGGGAGTGTCTTTGTGGTAAATATAAAAGGATGAAACATAAAGGTGTTATATGTGATAAATGTGGTGTTGAGGTAATTCAGAGTAAAGTAAGAAGAGAGAGAATGGGTCATATTGAACTTGCCTCTCCTGTAGCCCATATATGGTTTGTGAGAGGCGTTCCAAGTAAAATGGGTCTTTTACTTGATCTTTCAGTAAGACAACTTGAAAGAGTTATTTATTATGAAGACTATATAGTTATTGATCCTGGTGATACACCTTTAAAAGAAAAAGATATTCTCACTGAAGAAGAATACAAAAAATATTTTGCCCAATACGGTACCAAATTTAAAGCTGGAATGGGAGCAGAAGCTATAAGAGAACTCCTTAAGAAGATTGATCTTGAAGTTCTTGCAAAAGAACTTAAGGAAAAAATAGAAACTGCTACATCAACAGGAATCAAGAGAAAACTTACAAAAAGACTTAAAGTTGTAGAAGCTTTCAAAAATTCAGGAAATCGGCCTGAGTGGATGATTCTTGATATCATTCCTGTGCTTCCTCCAGAGTTGAGACCTCTTGTGCCTCTTGATGGCGGAAGATTTGCTTCTTCAGATTTAAATGACCTTTACAGAAGGGTTATAAACAGAAATAACAGATTGAAAAGACTTATGGAACTTAAGGCTCCAAGCGTAATTATCAGAAATGAAAAAAGGATGCTTCAGGAAGCTGTTGACACACTTTTTGATAACACCAAGCGTTCAAAAGCTTTGAAAGCAGGCACTCGCAGACCTCTTAAATCTCTGAGTGATATGATAAAAGGTAAGCAAGGAAGATTCAGACAGAATCTTCTTGGTAAAAGAGTTGACTATTCAGGAAGATCTGTTATTGTAGTTGGTCCTGAACTTGATATGCATCAATGTGGATTGCCAAAGACAATGGCTCTTGAGTTGTTTAAGCCTTTTGTTTTTAATAAACTTGAAGAAAAAGGTTATGCTACAACAATAAAACAGGCAAAAAGACTGGTTGAACAGGAAAAACATGAAGTTTGGGATGCTCTTGAAGAGGTTATTCAGGAACATCCTGTACTTTTAAACAGAGCTCCTACACTTCACAGATTAGGAATTCAAGCATTTGATCCAGTGCTTGTTGAAGGAAAAGCGATAAAACTTCATCCTCTGGTATGTACAGCTTTCAATGCAGACTTTGATGGTGACCAGATGGCTGTTCATGTTCCTCTTTCTTATGAAGCTCAGATTGAGGCAAGAGTTTTAATGATGTCAGTTGGAAATCTTCTTTCTCCTGCTAATGGTAAGCCAATTGTTGTACCAACACAGGATATGGTTTTAGGAATTTACTACCTTACAAAAGTAAAGAAAGACGCGAAAGGTGCTGGTAAAGTTTTTTCTGATCCTGAAGAAGTTATTCTTGCTTATCAGAGCAAGGTGGTGGAAAAACATGCTCCTATAAAAGTCAAATTAAATGGAAAGCTCGTTGAGACCACTGTAGGGAGAATTCTTTTTAGAGAGATTGTGCCTGAGGGTGTTCCTTTTGAGATGATTAATAAGGAGTTGACAAAAAAAGAACTTGGAAAACTGATTGAATACATTCACTACAATTTTGGTAAGAGAGCAACAGTTTTATTTTTGAATAAACTTGAAAAATTAGGATTTGAAGTTGCCACACAATCAGGAATTTCTATATGTATAGATGATATGCATATACCTTCAAAGAAAGCAGAGTTGATTAAAGAAGCAGAAGCTCAGGTAATGGAAGTCCAGAGGCAGTATGCTGAAGGATTAATTACGCAGGGTGAAAGATATAACAAAGTCATAGATATATGGGCAAATGTTACTGAGAAAGTTGCCGACGAAATGATGAAAGAACTTGGCGCAGAAGAAGGTAAAGAACTAACTCCAGAGGAACTTGTAGAAAGAAGATCATTTAACAGCATATTTATGATGGCTGACTCTGGTGCTCGTGGTAGTATTGCTCAGATAAGACAGCTTGCTGGTATGAGAGGACTGATGGCAAAACCATCAGGTGAGATTATAGAAACACCTATTACAGCTAACTTTAGAGAAGGTCTTACTCCTCTGCAATACTTTATATCCACTCATGGTGCAAGAAAGGGTCTTGCGGATACAGCGTTAAAAACAGCAAATGCCGGTTATTTAACAAGAAGACTCGTTGATGTAGCACAGGATGTATTCCTTGTTGAACATGATTGTGGAACAAAAGAAGGAATATATACTACTGCCCTGGTGGAAGGCGGAGAAATAGTGATGACTCTTGAAGAGAGAATATATGGCAGAACCTTAGCAGAGGATGTTAAAGATCCTTTAACAGGTGAAATAATTGCAAAAAGAGATACTTTGATAGATCAGGTTCTTGCAAAGAAGATTGTAGATGCAGGAATTGATAGAGTAAAAATTCGTTCAGTTCTTACCTGTAGAACAAAATTTGGTGTTTGCTCAAAATGTTATGGAATGGATCTTGCCAGAGGTGAACCTGTTGAGATAGGTGAGGCAATTGGAGTCATAGCTGCTCAGTCTATTGGAGAACCAGGCACACAGCTTACAATGAGAACATTCCACATAGGTGGAGCAGCAACAAAAATAGTTGAACAGGCTGTACTTGAAGCTAAAAGCTCAGGAACAGTGGTCTTTAAAAACATTCACTATGTAGAAAAAAAAGATGGTTCAATGATTGTTCTTAATAGAAATGCCATGATTGCTATTGTAGATGCATCAGGAAGAGAGAGGGAAAAATATAATCTTGTATATGGTGCTAAAATTCTTGTTAGAGAAGGACAAAAAATTGAAGCAGGACAAAGATTGGCTGAGTGGGATGCCTATACAACACCTATTATTACTGAAATAGGTGGCAAGATAGCTCTTGGTGACCTTGTTGAAGGTGTAACATTTAAAGAAGAAACAGATCCTACGACAGGTCTTTCTCATAAAATAATCATTGATTATCCAGCTACTTACAGACCTCGTGTTACCATAAAGGATAAGGATGGAAAAACAGCTAAACTTCCTTCAGGAAGTCCTGCAAGATATCTTCTGCCAGCAGGAGCAATTTTAGTTGTTGACAAGGGTGATGTAGTAGAACCAGGAGACATCTTGGCAAAAATTCCAAGAGAGACAATTAAAACAAAAGATATCACAGGAGGTCTTCCAAGAGTTGCAGAACTCTTTGAAGCAAGAAGACCAAAAGAAACAGCAATTGTCAGTGAGATAGACGGAATAGTGGAGTTTAAGGGAAGTCAGAAGGGGTCAAGAGTTATAGTTGTCAGGGGAGCAGACGAAACAAGAGAATATCTAATTCCTAAAGGTAAACATGTAATAGTTCATGATGGAGATTGGGTTAAGGCTGGTGAACCTCTTATAGACGGATCAATTAATCCTCACAGCATACTTGAAATATTAGGTCCAACAGAACTTCAGAGATATCTTGTTGATGAAATTCAGAAAGTGTATAGACTTCAAGGTGTTTCAATACATGACAAACACATTGAAGTGATTGTAAGACAGATGATGAAAAAGGTAAGAATTGAAGATCCTGGAGACACATCTTTTCTAATAGGGGATGAAGTCGATAGATTTGTATTTATTGAGGAGAATGAAAAAGTTATAGCCCGTGGAGGTAAACCTGCTCAGGCAAAACCGCTTTTACTTGGAATTACAAAAGCAGCCCTGTCAACTGAGTCATGGGTTTCAGCAGCTTCATTCCAGGAAACTACAAGAGTTCTTACTGATGCAGCAATTGAGGCAAAAATCGATGAACTGAGAGGATTAAAAGAAAATGTAATAATGGGAAGAATTATTCCTGCAGGCACAGGATGTCCTGTATATAAAGATACTTTGATAAAAGGTGAATTCTACAACATGCAAGTGGGGCAATTGAGCTACGAAAATATTGAAGAAAATTGA
- a CDS encoding Mut7-C RNAse domain-containing protein — MILPRFIADVMLGSLSRWLRLFGFDTLYRNDYTDKELIKLSLQEDRILLTRDNALARSKLLKKVFLIQSEEIREQIIEVLSKIEISLDLLSLKPRCPVCNGETESIKKEEIKGEIPDYVLFSSQEFIICKSCGKIYWQGTHKEKIDKIKKEILKSLK; from the coding sequence TTGATACTACCTCGCTTTATAGCAGATGTTATGCTTGGAAGCCTGAGCCGATGGCTCAGGCTTTTTGGTTTTGATACACTATACAGGAATGATTACACCGATAAGGAACTGATTAAGCTTTCTCTGCAAGAAGATAGAATACTTTTAACCAGAGACAATGCGCTCGCAAGATCAAAATTATTGAAAAAGGTTTTTTTGATTCAATCAGAAGAAATCAGGGAGCAAATTATTGAAGTTTTGTCTAAAATCGAAATTTCATTGGATTTACTTAGTCTTAAACCAAGATGTCCTGTTTGCAATGGAGAAACTGAAAGCATAAAAAAGGAAGAAATTAAAGGGGAAATACCTGATTATGTTTTATTTTCCAGTCAAGAGTTTATAATTTGCAAATCATGTGGTAAAATTTACTGGCAGGGAACTCATAAGGAAAAGATTGATAAAATTAAAAAGGAAATTTTAAAAAGTTTAAAATAA
- a CDS encoding DNA-directed DNA polymerase: MLFYPIDIDDSSEGILLFGITEDGRREKFIDSSYRPYFLVLPSDKKKAAAEIEKIVREKSLPVTEITEDKRIFYGQEREFIKIYTKRHQDLQKVRDAIKILEAKRGGSGSIIDEFEYQISPYRMYLAEKQLSCLQWLEIETHRNQIKSIKKATANPPKLKILAFDMEVIEVQRGTPSIVMISIFGEGLSRVITYQEAKYTIDATVVKNEKELIKNFIENVRDYDPDIIVGYNTDLYDMPILRERAKQLKVDIGILSRDNSGITLSKRARFTTARLIGRVHIDIFNFVFNILSPILQSEQLTLKNVSQELLGDTKLEMEYEEILQAWDKGHELDKLARYCLKDSELVYELSKMLLPDIMELTKITGQSLFDTSRMPYSQLVEWYYIKKAKQQNRVIPNQPKFDEIKERQKITYEGGFVKEPEVGLHKGIAVVDFASLYPSIIATYNISIDTLNCNCCKESGYKVPDFPYWFCKNIRGFESQAIEELLMERLELKKQLKTLNPESHEYLELDTKQKALKTIINASYGYYAYPASRWYSKECAEAITALGRYWIKEVLTKAEQKGFHPIYADTDSAFLKIDSKEEVLQFIKEINQSLPGVMRLDFEDFYVKGLFVPRQIGGVAKKRYALVDEKGRLKIRGLEVVRRDLCRYARATQQEILRICLIEEDIPKAFKYLDERIKALREGKYDLKDLVVYEQLSKPVSEYKLISPHVAAAKRLLEKEIPVGEGSVIGYIIQKGSGSISERAYPIELAEPSKIDIDYYIENQILPTAMRILKVFKKENKLF; encoded by the coding sequence ATGCTATTTTATCCTATTGACATAGACGACTCCTCTGAAGGCATTCTTCTATTTGGAATAACAGAAGACGGCAGGAGGGAAAAATTCATTGATTCTTCATATCGTCCTTATTTTTTAGTACTTCCTTCAGATAAAAAAAAGGCTGCTGCAGAAATTGAAAAAATTGTCAGGGAAAAATCCCTTCCAGTTACTGAAATAACTGAAGATAAAAGAATTTTTTATGGTCAAGAAAGGGAGTTCATAAAAATTTATACAAAACGACATCAGGATTTACAAAAAGTAAGAGATGCAATAAAAATTCTTGAGGCAAAAAGAGGTGGATCTGGCTCAATAATTGATGAATTTGAATATCAGATATCTCCATACAGAATGTATCTTGCTGAAAAACAACTGTCCTGTCTTCAATGGCTTGAAATTGAAACTCATAGAAATCAGATTAAATCAATTAAAAAAGCTACGGCAAATCCGCCTAAGCTCAAAATTCTTGCTTTTGATATGGAAGTTATTGAGGTGCAAAGAGGAACTCCATCCATTGTAATGATTTCAATTTTCGGTGAGGGATTATCCAGGGTTATTACATATCAGGAAGCAAAATACACTATAGATGCTACAGTTGTTAAGAATGAAAAAGAGCTTATAAAAAACTTTATTGAAAATGTAAGAGATTACGATCCTGATATTATTGTTGGATACAATACAGACCTCTATGACATGCCAATACTGAGAGAAAGGGCAAAACAGCTTAAGGTTGACATAGGAATTCTTTCACGGGATAACTCAGGTATTACTCTTTCAAAAAGAGCAAGATTTACAACAGCAAGACTTATTGGAAGAGTCCACATTGACATATTTAACTTTGTTTTTAATATTCTTTCACCAATCCTTCAAAGTGAGCAACTTACTTTGAAAAATGTTTCCCAGGAACTTCTTGGCGATACAAAACTTGAGATGGAGTACGAAGAAATTTTACAGGCATGGGATAAAGGTCATGAACTTGACAAACTGGCAAGATACTGCTTAAAAGACAGTGAACTTGTGTATGAACTTTCAAAAATGCTACTTCCTGATATCATGGAACTTACAAAAATTACAGGACAGTCTCTATTTGACACATCAAGAATGCCTTATAGCCAGCTTGTTGAGTGGTATTACATAAAAAAGGCAAAGCAACAAAACAGAGTAATTCCAAATCAGCCAAAGTTTGATGAGATAAAGGAGCGTCAGAAAATTACATATGAAGGAGGCTTTGTAAAAGAACCGGAAGTAGGACTTCATAAAGGAATTGCTGTCGTTGATTTTGCTTCGCTTTATCCATCAATAATTGCTACATACAACATCTCAATTGATACCCTTAATTGCAACTGTTGTAAAGAAAGTGGCTACAAAGTTCCGGACTTTCCCTACTGGTTCTGTAAAAACATCAGAGGTTTTGAATCTCAGGCAATTGAAGAACTTCTGATGGAAAGACTTGAGCTGAAAAAACAACTAAAAACACTTAATCCAGAATCTCATGAATACTTAGAGCTTGATACAAAACAGAAAGCACTGAAAACAATTATAAATGCATCCTATGGGTACTATGCTTATCCTGCAAGTAGATGGTATTCCAAGGAATGTGCTGAAGCAATTACAGCTCTTGGAAGATACTGGATTAAGGAGGTTTTAACTAAAGCTGAACAAAAAGGGTTTCATCCAATATATGCAGACACAGATTCAGCATTCCTGAAAATAGATAGCAAAGAAGAAGTTTTACAGTTTATTAAAGAGATAAATCAGAGTTTGCCAGGAGTTATGAGGCTTGATTTTGAGGATTTTTATGTTAAAGGGCTCTTTGTTCCAAGACAAATAGGCGGTGTGGCAAAGAAAAGATACGCTCTGGTTGATGAAAAAGGAAGATTGAAAATAAGAGGACTTGAAGTTGTAAGAAGAGACCTCTGCAGATATGCAAGAGCCACCCAGCAGGAGATTCTCAGAATATGCCTTATTGAAGAGGATATTCCAAAAGCCTTCAAATATCTTGATGAGAGAATTAAAGCCTTACGGGAAGGCAAGTACGACTTGAAGGATCTCGTAGTTTATGAGCAGCTTTCAAAACCTGTTTCAGAGTATAAATTAATATCTCCCCATGTAGCAGCTGCTAAGAGACTGCTTGAAAAAGAAATCCCAGTTGGTGAAGGAAGTGTAATAGGATACATAATTCAGAAAGGCTCTGGTTCAATAAGTGAAAGAGCTTATCCAATAGAACTTGCAGAACCATCAAAAATTGACATTGATTATTACATTGAAAATCAAATTTTACCAACGGCAATGCGAATTTTGAAAGTTTTTAAGAAGGAAAATAAATTATTTTAA
- the rny gene encoding ribonuclease Y: MEFLYILIAIVIGAATGYGVYVFQKSKLKEAKRKIDEEVERILEEAKKEAETIKKEAHLEAKEVVYQLKSEAEKELKEKAKEISYQEKRLRQKEELLDRKIEQAEKREIELNRREKEIGSKEKLLQEKENYYNKLIAEQQQLLEKIAGMKEEEAKQELFKKVEQEARFEAAKLIKRIEDEARQEADRKAKEILSLAVQRYASDYVVDATVTAVSLPNDEMKGRIIGREGRNIRAFEALTGVDLVVDDTPELVILSSFDPIRREVARIALERLIMDGRIHPARIEEVVEKAKKEVEMAIKEEGEKAVFEFGLSGIHPELIKLIGRLKYRTSYGQNVLQHSKEVAWLSGIMAGELGVNVKLAKRAGLLHDIGKAVDHEMEGSHQEIGATLARKYGESEEVINAILSHHEDVEFSCVESALVAAADALSAARPGVRRETIESYIKRLTKLEELAMSFQGVQNCYAIQAGREVRLIVRPDMVSDEECALIAKELSKRIEKELSYPGQIKVTVIRETRFIEYAK; the protein is encoded by the coding sequence ATGGAATTTTTATACATTCTTATTGCAATTGTCATTGGTGCTGCTACTGGATATGGAGTATATGTTTTTCAGAAAAGTAAACTTAAGGAAGCAAAAAGAAAGATCGATGAAGAAGTAGAAAGAATTCTTGAAGAAGCAAAAAAAGAAGCAGAAACAATAAAGAAAGAAGCTCATCTTGAAGCAAAGGAAGTTGTTTATCAATTAAAATCTGAAGCAGAAAAGGAACTAAAAGAAAAAGCAAAAGAGATAAGTTATCAGGAAAAGAGACTGAGACAAAAAGAAGAACTCCTTGATCGCAAAATTGAACAGGCTGAAAAAAGAGAAATAGAATTAAATAGAAGAGAAAAGGAAATAGGTTCAAAAGAAAAACTTTTACAGGAAAAAGAAAATTATTATAACAAGCTTATTGCTGAGCAGCAACAACTTCTTGAGAAAATAGCAGGAATGAAAGAAGAGGAAGCAAAACAGGAACTTTTCAAAAAAGTTGAACAGGAAGCTCGTTTTGAGGCAGCAAAACTGATTAAAAGGATAGAAGATGAGGCAAGACAAGAAGCAGACAGAAAAGCAAAAGAGATACTCAGTCTTGCTGTTCAGAGATATGCCAGCGATTATGTTGTAGATGCTACAGTTACTGCAGTGAGTCTTCCAAATGATGAAATGAAAGGAAGAATAATTGGTAGAGAAGGAAGAAATATAAGAGCCTTTGAAGCCTTAACAGGAGTTGATCTTGTTGTTGATGATACTCCAGAACTTGTTATCCTCTCATCTTTTGATCCAATAAGAAGAGAGGTTGCAAGAATAGCGCTTGAAAGGTTAATTATGGATGGGAGGATTCATCCAGCAAGGATAGAAGAAGTAGTGGAAAAAGCAAAAAAAGAGGTAGAAATGGCAATAAAAGAGGAAGGAGAAAAAGCAGTATTTGAATTTGGACTTAGTGGGATTCATCCTGAACTTATAAAACTTATAGGTAGATTAAAGTACAGAACTTCTTATGGACAGAATGTTTTGCAACATTCAAAGGAAGTGGCATGGCTCAGTGGAATTATGGCAGGTGAACTTGGTGTAAATGTGAAACTTGCAAAAAGAGCAGGACTTTTACATGATATCGGAAAAGCAGTGGATCATGAGATGGAAGGCTCCCATCAAGAGATAGGTGCAACTCTGGCAAGAAAATATGGTGAAAGTGAAGAGGTGATAAATGCAATCCTCAGTCATCATGAAGATGTAGAATTCAGTTGTGTTGAGTCTGCATTGGTTGCAGCAGCAGATGCTCTTTCAGCAGCTCGTCCAGGAGTAAGAAGAGAAACAATTGAAAGTTATATTAAGAGACTTACAAAACTTGAGGAACTCGCCATGTCTTTTCAGGGAGTTCAAAACTGCTATGCTATTCAGGCAGGAAGAGAGGTACGATTAATCGTAAGACCTGATATGGTTTCAGATGAAGAGTGTGCTTTAATTGCAAAAGAATTAAGCAAGAGAATAGAAAAAGAACTTAGTTATCCTGGACAGATAAAAGTAACAGTAATAAGAGAAACAAGATTCATAGAGTATGCAAAATAA
- a CDS encoding TIGR00282 family metallophosphoesterase yields the protein MQNNETLNILFIGDIVGKPGRQIVKSLLPKVIDQYKIEFVIANAENSAGGFGITEKVAQELFSYGIDLITTGNHVWDKKEAIPYIAKESRILRPLNYPQGVPGFGSIVTKTRKNNLIAVINVSGRVFMNLLDCPFKSTEEEIKRIREQTKVILIDFHAEATSEKMAFGYYFDGQVSAVLGTHTHVQTADERILPKGTAYITDVGMTGPEDSIIGFKKDEILEKFLTQMPKKFDVPSAASIFSAVVVQIDKATATSKNIIRLMLRQ from the coding sequence ATGCAAAATAATGAAACATTAAATATTCTTTTTATTGGTGACATAGTAGGTAAACCGGGCAGACAAATTGTAAAGTCATTACTTCCAAAAGTTATAGATCAGTATAAAATTGAGTTTGTCATTGCTAATGCAGAGAATTCTGCTGGTGGTTTTGGGATAACAGAGAAAGTAGCTCAGGAACTTTTCTCATATGGAATTGATTTAATAACAACAGGAAACCATGTATGGGATAAAAAAGAAGCGATTCCATATATTGCAAAAGAATCAAGAATTTTGAGACCATTGAACTATCCACAGGGAGTTCCAGGATTTGGTAGTATTGTAACAAAAACAAGAAAAAACAATCTCATAGCTGTTATAAATGTTTCAGGAAGAGTTTTTATGAATTTGCTTGATTGTCCCTTTAAAAGCACAGAAGAAGAAATAAAGAGAATCAGAGAGCAGACAAAAGTTATATTGATAGATTTTCATGCAGAAGCAACTTCTGAAAAGATGGCCTTTGGTTACTATTTTGATGGACAGGTTAGTGCTGTATTAGGAACTCATACTCATGTTCAGACAGCAGATGAAAGGATACTTCCAAAAGGCACTGCCTATATCACTGATGTGGGAATGACAGGGCCTGAAGACTCTATAATAGGCTTTAAAAAAGATGAAATATTGGAGAAGTTTTTAACTCAGATGCCTAAAAAGTTTGATGTTCCTTCCGCTGCATCAATATTCTCCGCAGTTGTAGTTCAGATTGACAAAGCCACAGCTACTTCAAAAAATATTATTAGATTAATGTTAAGACAGTAG
- a CDS encoding cytochrome c family protein yields the protein MKNSIISIFLILTFPLIAFSDYVGTDVCKTCHIKQYENFIKYSRMSRSFDAVEKMKNKLTQEELNSCYQCHTTGYGKKGGFVSIEKTPNLKHTGCEVCHGPGKKHVETKNAKYITRKFTLQICEPCHTEERIRAFRFKPLLYGGAH from the coding sequence ATGAAAAATTCAATTATTTCCATTTTTTTAATTTTGACCTTCCCGCTTATTGCATTCTCTGACTATGTAGGAACAGATGTTTGTAAAACATGTCATATTAAGCAATACGAGAATTTTATTAAGTATTCAAGAATGTCTCGTTCTTTTGATGCTGTAGAAAAGATGAAGAATAAACTTACTCAAGAAGAACTAAACAGTTGCTACCAATGTCATACAACAGGATATGGTAAAAAAGGCGGTTTTGTTTCTATTGAAAAAACGCCTAATTTAAAACATACAGGATGTGAGGTCTGTCATGGACCCGGGAAAAAACATGTTGAAACAAAGAATGCAAAATACATAACAAGAAAATTCACACTTCAAATATGTGAACCCTGTCATACAGAAGAAAGAATAAGAGCTTTTAGATTTAAGCCTCTACTTTATGGAGGTGCTCATTGA